The genomic DNA tattttatcatcTTTTTGACACGTTTTTCGgatatcaaattttttaaaaattacttaattttaaatttatttcaaatattttttcataaaattaaattatttttgaaatacaactttttaaataaatttacaattTCGACTAAATATGATCTTCAATAAGTTATACTTATGTTATAgaatatcaaaattaatttttcaattaaaaaacataactataaaaaataaaaaatgatattataaaatttatttataaaattacaaaaaaaatattttttttttaaaactaaaacaaacatACCCGTCAATagaatgaattttttattttaaaatctttcAGTTTGATTGGCTCCTATATTTATGAACTAAAAGATAATAACATAATGTATTTTAAATGGCAAACTAAAAGATAATAACATACTGTATTTTAAATGGCGTTGTATGGTATGAAATCAGCATCTTTAAAtttgcaaaagaaaaaaatataaaaacttctgtttaatctctaaaaattatttatatttttaataaataacacATATTTGAATGATTCTATATTATATGGGAAGTATATTTATTGGCTGAATCATACAAAGAGGAAGTGATATTTACGTTTACAAATCAACCTTAAACTAACAAACGTATTACTCATGTATACCCAGATTTTCGCCAAGAACAAAATTTCCTCTTCTTTTGTCTGTTATACTATAATTTCCTTTATTGACTCACGCAATTTCTTTCTTGTTACGTTAGAAAACTGGATTTTAAATTCTATAAATAGTGATATCTAATGTTACTTTTCTTCATATCTAGTTTTTCACAAAACATTCTCTTTAATATCTAGCTACTCAAATATGAAGTTTCTTATTATTGTTTGTATCATGATCTTGTGGGCATGTGCTATGTCTCGCACACTCTATGAATCATCTGTTGCCGAAAAACATCAGCAATGGATGATCAAACACGGACGCACATACACAGATAGTGTTGAAATGGAGAAACGCTTACAAATATTCAAAGAGAATTTGGAATACATAGAAAAATTTAACAATGCTGGTAACAAGAGTTACAAGCTTGGCCTAAATCCATATTCTGATTTGACTAGTGAAGAGTTTATTGCTTCACATACCGGAATTAAGATTCCAAACCAACTTTCTTCCTCTAAGTTGGGGTCAAATGCAATACTGTTCGATGTTAATGATAATGTTCCAACCAACTTAGACTGGAGAGAACAGGGAGCTGTCACTGATGTTAAGAACCAAGGCAATTGTGGTAAGTTacataaaatttttttttcatattaaggaactaatcttcatcttctgatattattaaatatgtgttGTAGGATGTTGCTGGGCATTTTCAGCTGTGGCAGCTGTAGAAGGTATTACGAAAATCAAAGCTGGTAACTTGATCTCATTGTCGGAGCAACAATTGCTTGACTGTGATCAACAGAGCCATGGGTGTGGTGGAGGTTATATGGATAGTGCCTTCCAATCTATAATACAAACCAATGGTATCGCTAGTGAAGCAGATTATCCATACCAAGAAGTTCAACAAACATGCCAAAAAAATGATCAGATGACAACCGCAGCTCAAATAACTAGTTTTGTAGATGTACATGCTAATGATGAACAACAACTACTACAAGCTATAGCACAACAACCAGTATCAGTTGGAATCAAAGTTGGTAGTGAATTTCAGTCATACAAGGAAGGCATATATTCCGGAACATGTGGAacatccttcaaccatgcagttacAGCAGT from Vicia villosa cultivar HV-30 ecotype Madison, WI unplaced genomic scaffold, Vvil1.0 ctg.001989F_1_1, whole genome shotgun sequence includes the following:
- the LOC131637390 gene encoding zingipain-2-like; the protein is MKFLIIVCIMILWACAMSRTLYESSVAEKHQQWMIKHGRTYTDSVEMEKRLQIFKENLEYIEKFNNAGNKSYKLGLNPYSDLTSEEFIASHTGIKIPNQLSSSKLGSNAILFDVNDNVPTNLDWREQGAVTDVKNQGNCGCCWAFSAVAAVEGITKIKAGNLISLSEQQLLDCDQQSHGCGGGYMDSAFQSIIQTNGIASEADYPYQEVQQTCQKNDQMTTAAQITSFVDVHANDEQQLLQAIAQQPVSVGIKVGSEFQSYKEGIYSGTCGTSFNHAVTAVGYGVTEDGTKYWLIKNQWGKDWGEGGYMRVLRENGDPEGQCGIAAHASYPTI